The following proteins come from a genomic window of Winogradskyella sp. PC-19:
- a CDS encoding PD40 domain-containing protein — MRNFQISLLSITIVVFFNACNKKNQSKSSDSKIIEVSYFGQKPPGTTAEIFAPEIVSVNGRYEYAVSFSPDMNEMYFSGNKEEKPQVVYFSRLKDEKWSTPKIANFTKGKKKNELEGFVSLNGEKIFFTAYDSIFSDENIWYVNRLENSWSEAIKLDSPINDDIVFYSNTSENGDLFYTSISQWKMYYAPNKNGEFPEVHEVGIEYGGHGFISPSQDFILVDAQKENEETKDRDIHVCFKDKDGTWSKPINLGDAVNSKFAETCPSLTPDGKYLFFSRYDEEGGLSNIYWISAEVINKVKSVEFDRH; from the coding sequence ATGCGAAATTTTCAAATATCTCTCTTATCAATTACAATAGTAGTTTTTTTTAATGCTTGCAATAAAAAGAATCAATCTAAAAGTTCAGATTCAAAAATTATAGAAGTTTCATATTTTGGGCAAAAACCACCTGGAACGACTGCTGAAATTTTCGCTCCTGAAATTGTTTCGGTAAATGGAAGATATGAATATGCAGTTTCGTTTTCTCCTGATATGAATGAAATGTATTTTTCTGGGAATAAAGAAGAGAAGCCTCAAGTTGTATATTTCTCAAGACTCAAAGACGAAAAATGGTCTACTCCTAAAATAGCAAACTTTACAAAAGGAAAGAAAAAAAATGAACTTGAAGGTTTCGTTAGTCTCAATGGTGAAAAGATTTTTTTCACTGCATATGACTCAATTTTTTCAGATGAGAATATTTGGTATGTAAACCGTTTAGAGAATTCTTGGAGTGAAGCGATAAAACTTGATTCACCAATTAATGATGACATTGTTTTTTACTCAAATACCTCTGAGAATGGTGACTTATTTTATACGAGTATTTCACAATGGAAGATGTATTATGCTCCAAATAAGAATGGTGAATTTCCCGAAGTACATGAAGTTGGAATTGAATATGGAGGTCACGGTTTTATTTCCCCTTCTCAAGACTTTATACTAGTAGATGCTCAAAAAGAAAATGAAGAGACAAAAGACAGAGATATTCATGTTTGTTTTAAGGATAAAGACGGAACATGGTCAAAACCAATCAACCTTGGGGACGCTGTAAATTCTAAATTCGCTGAAACGTGTCCGAGTCTTACTCCAGATGGTAAATATTTATTTTTCAGTAGATATGACGAAGAAGGTGGTTTATCAAACATATATTGGATAAGTGCAGAGGTTATAAACAAAGTAAAATCTGTTGAATTTGATAGACATTGA
- a CDS encoding RNA polymerase sigma factor, whose amino-acid sequence MSSDFYKTSILPFAGIIIKLCRAYSNSQEDFEDYYQEVCLQIWRSKDNFREESQWSTWVYRISLNVCLTLLKKKKNNVQHFVSDSITVEETEDNFAFSDESLNLLYDGIKKLSEIDRAIIMLYLEEKSQKEIAEIIGTNPNNIGVRVKRIKIRLKKILDGKIN is encoded by the coding sequence TTGAGTAGCGATTTTTATAAAACATCTATTTTACCATTTGCAGGAATAATTATCAAATTATGTCGAGCGTATTCCAACTCGCAAGAAGATTTTGAAGATTATTACCAAGAAGTGTGTTTACAAATTTGGAGGAGTAAAGACAACTTTCGTGAAGAATCTCAATGGAGCACTTGGGTGTATCGGATTTCATTAAACGTTTGTTTAACATTACTTAAGAAAAAGAAAAATAATGTTCAACATTTTGTATCGGATTCTATAACTGTTGAAGAAACCGAAGACAACTTCGCGTTTTCAGACGAATCTCTCAATTTATTATACGATGGTATTAAAAAACTATCGGAAATCGATAGAGCAATCATTATGCTTTATTTAGAAGAAAAATCGCAAAAGGAAATTGCAGAAATTATAGGTACTAACCCAAATAATATTGGTGTGCGTGTTAAAAGAATTAAAATTAGATTAAAAAAAATATTAGATGGAAAGATCAATTGA
- a CDS encoding T9SS type A sorting domain-containing protein, translating to MKTLTILTIFFISFNCFSQCPNSDIVLSSQNDIDNFSTNYPNCTQLNNSLKIEGTNATNLSPLSSITSVNNSVFIKDNVGLTSLTGLSNLATIGSNFFLENNASLTDISALNGLTSIGLSFYLKDNVGLTSLTGLSNLATIGSNFFLENNASLTDISALNGLTSIGLSFYLKDNGGLTSLTGLSSLATIGSNFFLENNASLTDISALIGLTSIGLSFYLKDNGGLTSLTGLSSLATIGSNFFLENNASLTDISALNGLTSIGLSFYLKDNGGLTSLTGLSSLATIGSNFFLENNASLTDITGLNALVTVSNNFYIQNNSNLTNCNIDYICNGSNSNITISNNNTGCNDITEACSALSIIDEEINTVKIYPNPTKGFINLISNNLLNVELYDMLGKKVLTTNNIKIDLSSFKTGIYLLKVKSRDNGSIETYRLIKE from the coding sequence ATGAAAACACTAACAATTTTAACAATTTTCTTTATTTCATTTAACTGTTTTTCTCAATGTCCAAATTCAGATATTGTTTTATCTAGTCAAAATGATATTGACAATTTTTCAACTAACTATCCTAATTGTACACAGTTAAATAATAGTTTAAAAATAGAGGGTACTAATGCTACCAACCTTAGCCCATTATCAAGTATAACATCAGTAAATAATTCCGTTTTTATAAAAGATAATGTAGGACTTACTTCTTTAACAGGTCTATCTAATTTAGCAACCATTGGGAGTAATTTCTTTCTCGAAAACAATGCAAGCTTAACGGATATAAGCGCCTTAAACGGACTAACTTCTATAGGATTAAGTTTTTACTTAAAAGATAATGTAGGACTTACTTCTTTAACAGGTCTATCTAATTTAGCAACCATTGGGAGTAATTTCTTTCTCGAAAACAATGCAAGCTTAACGGATATAAGCGCCTTAAACGGACTAACTTCTATAGGATTAAGTTTTTACTTAAAAGATAACGGAGGGCTTACTTCTTTAACAGGTCTATCTAGTTTAGCAACCATTGGGAGTAATTTCTTTCTCGAAAACAATGCAAGCTTAACGGATATAAGCGCCTTAATCGGACTAACTTCTATAGGATTAAGTTTTTACTTAAAAGATAACGGAGGGCTTACTTCTTTAACAGGTCTATCTAGTTTAGCAACCATTGGGAGTAATTTCTTTCTCGAAAACAATGCAAGCTTAACGGATATAAGCGCCTTAAACGGACTAACTTCTATAGGATTAAGTTTTTACTTAAAAGATAACGGAGGGCTTACTTCTTTAACAGGTCTATCTAGTTTAGCAACCATTGGGAGTAATTTCTTTCTCGAAAACAATGCAAGCTTAACGGATATCACAGGATTAAACGCCTTAGTAACAGTTTCAAATAATTTTTACATTCAAAACAATAGTAATTTAACTAATTGTAATATTGACTACATATGTAATGGTTCTAACTCAAATATAACTATATCGAATAATAATACAGGCTGTAATGATATTACAGAAGCATGTAGCGCACTAAGTATAATAGACGAAGAAATAAATACAGTAAAAATCTATCCTAACCCTACAAAAGGTTTTATTAATTTGATCAGTAACAATTTACTAAATGTAGAACTATATGATATGCTAGGCAAGAAGGTATTAACCACCAATAATATAAAAATTGATTTATCCTCATTTAAAACAGGAATTTACCTATTAAAAGTAAAATCTAGAGATAATGGATCAATAGAGACTTATAGGTTGATTAAAGAGTAA
- a CDS encoding DUF6090 family protein produces MENKTGKYFKYAIGEIVLVVIGILIALQINNWNENRKKETLKNEYKTALINDYTKDTIQINARLLRNNLRIERINSLGDSIENGHFNNLESYYKLYNNEFVGIRVTNVYNTNSFNLLISSGKIDLFDKDLRKELMELNRLQTTEKTVQNGNKGLLLDFMLNLGSKYPTIGNPLDNNATHKLLWKNVKVNDLPKDLVNHLIQERYTISRYIELTDNVLQQTELVLNLLASNSE; encoded by the coding sequence ATGGAAAACAAAACTGGAAAGTATTTTAAGTATGCAATTGGCGAAATTGTACTTGTTGTAATTGGTATTCTGATTGCATTACAGATTAATAATTGGAATGAAAACAGAAAAAAAGAAACTCTAAAAAACGAATACAAAACAGCCTTAATTAATGATTACACAAAAGATACAATTCAAATTAATGCTCGTCTTTTAAGAAACAATCTCAGAATTGAAAGGATTAACTCACTTGGTGATAGTATCGAAAATGGGCATTTTAATAATCTAGAAAGTTATTATAAACTCTACAATAATGAATTTGTTGGAATTAGAGTCACCAATGTTTACAATACCAATAGTTTCAATTTACTCATATCTAGTGGAAAAATAGATTTGTTCGATAAAGACCTAAGAAAAGAACTTATGGAATTAAATCGACTTCAAACAACTGAAAAAACTGTACAAAATGGTAATAAAGGTCTCCTCTTAGACTTTATGCTAAACCTTGGAAGTAAATATCCAACCATTGGAAATCCTTTAGATAATAATGCTACACACAAACTCTTGTGGAAAAATGTAAAAGTAAATGATTTACCAAAAGATTTAGTGAATCATTTGATACAAGAACGTTACACCATTTCAAGGTATATAGAATTAACAGACAATGTATTGCAACAAACCGAATTGGTTTTAAATCTTTTAGCTTCTAACAGCGAATAA
- a CDS encoding NUDIX hydrolase: MDFNTFLESIVNIKDLPLLGEEAHAKLSPPYRLELAEKYKEKRKTAPKAGVMALFYPDDKYITHLVFILRKSYKGVHSAQVGFPGGKVEDTDTDLQETALRETEEEVGVPIHQIEVLKTLSPLYIPPSNFMVHPFLGIAKQQLQFIKQESEVEDILEVKLADFLNENNVVNTKVPTSYNVEVEVPAFTLNGHIVWGATAMMLSEIKVLLKEIL, encoded by the coding sequence ATGGACTTTAATACGTTTTTAGAATCAATTGTAAATATAAAAGATTTGCCGCTTTTGGGAGAAGAAGCGCATGCAAAACTGTCGCCACCATATCGACTAGAACTTGCCGAAAAGTATAAGGAAAAGCGAAAAACAGCACCCAAAGCTGGTGTTATGGCATTATTTTATCCTGATGATAAATATATTACGCATTTGGTTTTTATACTCCGAAAGTCATACAAAGGTGTACACTCTGCACAAGTTGGTTTCCCTGGTGGAAAGGTAGAGGATACAGATACCGATTTACAAGAAACAGCATTGCGCGAAACAGAAGAAGAAGTTGGTGTGCCAATACATCAAATAGAAGTATTAAAAACACTATCGCCATTATACATACCGCCAAGCAATTTTATGGTACATCCTTTTTTAGGTATTGCAAAGCAGCAATTACAATTTATAAAACAAGAATCTGAGGTTGAAGATATTTTAGAAGTAAAACTTGCAGACTTTTTAAACGAAAATAATGTTGTAAATACGAAGGTGCCAACAAGTTATAATGTTGAGGTTGAAGTGCCTGCATTTACATTAAACGGTCATATCGTTTGGGGTGCCACTGCAATGATGCTTTCAGAAATTAAAGTATTATTAAAAGAGATACTCTAA
- a CDS encoding amidohydrolase, with the protein MKLKITLSLFISILIIGCKMNNSNKDNQVETNPKISSVLYMGGDIVTMDGNSLEMAEAIVTQDDEIVFVGALAGAEKEFPNSKKHNLKGNTLMPGFVEPHVHPSLAATMLPNEIIAPYDWVLPTGTKKGVSGHDAYIDAITKSITENAKDGEMYFIWGYHQLWHGELSRDMINTITKDKPVGIIHRSFHEIYLNDAAIELLGITENDFKGNSQVEWDKGHFYEGGWLALVPKMAPIMLEPTRYMEGLGMMTQLIQQNGITTVAEPGFPSADFDGEIALLKKEMAKEPPYDVYLIPSGTQLFGMKGGNEEAMAFMETLSDTYNTDNIHFLPKQVKLFSDGAIYSQLMQMKDDYTDGHHGEWMTPLDLFQEQISMYWDNDYKIHVHSNGDKGIQQVLDFLELDQKRNARKNHRFTLHHMGYYTDDMAQEIKELGVEASVNPYYLWALADKYSENGLGKERGENLVRINSLVKRDIPVSFHSDFSMAPMEPLTIAWTAINRVTSEKNSFSQDQKIPVFEAMKAITIDAARTLNLEKQIGSIAEGKRANLVILNESPFSVDPMEIKNIKVLATIFEGGFNIVKSNNLKGGK; encoded by the coding sequence ATGAAACTAAAAATAACACTTAGTCTTTTTATTAGTATCCTTATTATTGGATGCAAGATGAATAATAGTAATAAGGATAATCAAGTAGAAACAAATCCAAAAATTTCATCAGTGCTCTACATGGGTGGTGATATTGTCACTATGGACGGCAATAGTCTTGAAATGGCCGAGGCTATCGTTACCCAAGACGATGAAATTGTATTTGTTGGAGCTCTAGCGGGTGCCGAAAAGGAATTTCCAAACTCAAAAAAGCACAACCTTAAAGGAAATACTCTCATGCCAGGTTTTGTAGAGCCGCATGTGCATCCTTCCCTAGCAGCAACAATGCTTCCAAATGAAATTATAGCCCCCTACGATTGGGTTCTACCTACTGGGACTAAAAAAGGGGTTTCAGGACATGATGCGTATATTGATGCTATTACAAAATCAATTACTGAAAATGCTAAAGATGGAGAAATGTACTTCATTTGGGGCTATCATCAATTGTGGCATGGGGAGTTATCTCGAGACATGATTAATACCATTACCAAAGACAAACCTGTGGGAATAATACACCGTTCCTTTCATGAAATTTATTTGAATGATGCTGCCATTGAATTATTGGGTATTACTGAAAATGATTTTAAAGGGAATTCTCAAGTAGAATGGGATAAAGGACATTTCTACGAAGGTGGTTGGCTTGCACTAGTTCCGAAAATGGCTCCCATCATGCTAGAACCAACACGTTATATGGAGGGACTAGGCATGATGACCCAATTGATTCAACAAAATGGAATTACAACGGTTGCAGAACCTGGATTTCCTAGTGCAGATTTTGATGGTGAGATAGCACTATTAAAAAAAGAAATGGCTAAAGAACCACCTTATGATGTTTACCTTATTCCGAGTGGTACACAATTATTTGGAATGAAAGGTGGTAATGAGGAAGCTATGGCCTTTATGGAAACATTAAGTGACACCTACAACACAGATAATATTCATTTTTTACCAAAACAAGTGAAGTTATTTTCTGATGGAGCTATTTATTCTCAACTCATGCAAATGAAAGATGATTATACGGATGGGCACCATGGAGAATGGATGACGCCTTTAGATTTATTTCAAGAGCAAATTAGTATGTATTGGGATAATGACTATAAGATTCATGTACATTCTAACGGAGACAAAGGAATTCAGCAAGTATTGGATTTTCTTGAATTAGATCAAAAACGAAATGCTAGAAAGAACCATAGGTTTACCCTTCACCATATGGGATATTATACGGATGATATGGCACAAGAAATTAAAGAACTAGGAGTCGAAGCTTCAGTTAACCCATATTACTTATGGGCGCTAGCTGATAAGTATAGTGAAAATGGACTAGGAAAAGAAAGAGGCGAAAATTTAGTCAGAATCAATAGTTTAGTAAAAAGGGACATTCCGGTCTCATTTCATTCCGACTTCTCAATGGCTCCAATGGAACCATTAACGATTGCATGGACAGCGATTAATAGAGTTACCTCAGAGAAAAACTCCTTTTCACAAGATCAGAAAATACCTGTGTTCGAAGCAATGAAGGCGATTACCATAGACGCAGCAAGAACCTTAAATTTAGAAAAACAAATAGGTTCTATTGCTGAAGGGAAAAGAGCTAATCTTGTGATTCTAAACGAAAGTCCATTCTCTGTAGATCCTATGGAGATAAAAAACATTAAGGTCCTAGCAACTATATTTGAAGGAGGATTCAATATTGTTAAATCTAACAATCTCAAGGGTGGAAAATAA
- a CDS encoding M3 family metallopeptidase codes for MISKSIKTIAICSIVLVSSCKEETSQNENQMTENNILLQEWEGDYQGVPAFDKMNVADVKDAVEKGMALNLEEIDAIANNPEAPTFENTIVKMESSGKALNRVFTYYGIMSSNMSSPEFREVQAELAPKLSEFNSKISQNEKLFQRVKAVYDASQITPLEPQAQRVVDLTYKGFEMNGANLDVEKKKRYAEINKELSSLYNSFANNVLHDEENYVTYLDKDQLGGLADGFVKSAAKIATDKGQDGKYAIVNTRSSMDPFLKYSTERELREQVWKNYYSRGDNGDEYDNNKIIAEILKLRKERVGLMGYDNYAQWRLQDRMAKTPENAMDLMLNVWPAAIARVKEEVADMQTVANELGDNITIEPWDYRYYAEKVRKKKYDLDSDEVKEYLQLDKLREAMFFTASELFNYKFTPVKEGSVPVFHEDVKVWEVTDKDSGKHIGLWYLDTYAREGKRSGAWATTYRSSTSFEGQTNVLASNNNNFVKPAPGEAVLISWDDANTFFHEFGHALHFFSADVKYPTLQGGVRDYTEFQSQLLERWLSTDKVINQYLVHYKTGEPIPAALVEKIKKASTFNQGFGTTEYLASALIDMKLHLADPTDIDIDKFERETLDELGMPKELPMRHRTPHFGHVFSGEGYATAYYGYMWADVLTSDASEAFREAPGGFYDKGVADRLVKYLFAPRNAMDPAEAYRLFRGRDAKIEALMKDRGFPVPTK; via the coding sequence ATGATTTCAAAATCTATAAAAACGATTGCTATTTGCAGTATCGTACTAGTGTCTAGCTGTAAAGAAGAGACCAGTCAAAACGAAAATCAAATGACCGAAAACAATATCTTACTTCAAGAATGGGAAGGCGATTACCAAGGCGTACCTGCATTTGACAAAATGAATGTCGCTGACGTTAAGGATGCTGTAGAAAAAGGTATGGCACTTAATCTTGAAGAGATTGACGCCATAGCAAATAACCCAGAAGCACCAACTTTTGAAAACACCATTGTAAAAATGGAAAGCTCTGGTAAAGCACTAAACCGTGTGTTTACCTATTACGGTATCATGAGTTCTAACATGTCTTCACCTGAATTTAGAGAAGTCCAAGCAGAATTAGCACCAAAACTATCAGAGTTTAATTCTAAAATTTCTCAAAACGAAAAATTATTTCAGCGTGTAAAAGCGGTTTATGATGCATCTCAGATAACTCCTTTAGAGCCACAAGCACAACGTGTTGTTGACTTAACTTACAAAGGTTTTGAAATGAATGGCGCCAACCTAGATGTCGAAAAGAAAAAACGCTATGCCGAAATCAACAAAGAACTATCAAGTCTTTATAACAGTTTTGCAAATAACGTGTTACATGACGAAGAAAATTATGTCACCTACCTTGACAAAGACCAATTAGGTGGATTAGCAGATGGATTTGTAAAATCTGCCGCTAAGATTGCTACTGACAAAGGACAAGACGGCAAATATGCAATTGTGAATACGCGTTCTTCAATGGACCCATTTTTAAAGTATTCTACTGAGCGCGAATTACGTGAGCAAGTTTGGAAAAACTATTATTCGCGTGGCGATAACGGTGACGAATATGATAACAATAAAATCATTGCCGAAATATTAAAACTACGTAAAGAACGAGTAGGCTTAATGGGCTATGACAATTATGCACAATGGCGCTTACAAGACCGTATGGCAAAAACTCCGGAGAATGCTATGGATTTGATGCTTAACGTTTGGCCAGCTGCTATTGCACGTGTAAAAGAAGAAGTTGCAGATATGCAAACCGTAGCTAATGAACTAGGCGATAATATTACAATTGAGCCTTGGGATTATCGCTACTATGCCGAAAAAGTTCGTAAAAAGAAATACGATTTAGACAGTGACGAGGTAAAAGAATATCTACAACTCGATAAATTACGCGAAGCCATGTTTTTTACGGCTAGTGAGTTATTTAATTACAAATTTACACCAGTCAAGGAAGGTTCTGTACCCGTATTTCATGAAGACGTAAAAGTTTGGGAAGTAACCGATAAAGATTCTGGCAAACATATTGGCTTATGGTATTTAGATACTTATGCACGCGAAGGCAAACGTTCTGGTGCTTGGGCAACCACTTACAGAAGCTCTACCTCTTTTGAAGGACAGACTAATGTTTTAGCTTCTAATAACAATAACTTTGTAAAACCTGCTCCAGGCGAAGCCGTATTAATTTCTTGGGACGATGCAAATACATTTTTTCATGAGTTTGGCCATGCCTTACACTTCTTCTCTGCCGATGTAAAATACCCAACATTACAGGGTGGCGTTAGAGATTATACCGAGTTTCAATCGCAATTATTAGAGCGTTGGTTATCGACAGACAAAGTCATTAACCAGTATTTGGTACATTACAAAACTGGCGAACCTATTCCTGCAGCTTTAGTAGAAAAGATAAAGAAAGCATCGACCTTTAACCAAGGTTTTGGTACCACAGAATATCTGGCATCTGCTTTGATTGATATGAAGCTACATTTAGCAGACCCAACAGACATAGATATCGATAAATTTGAACGCGAAACACTAGACGAACTTGGTATGCCTAAAGAATTACCAATGCGTCACAGAACACCACATTTTGGACATGTATTTTCTGGCGAAGGTTACGCAACTGCTTACTACGGTTACATGTGGGCAGATGTACTAACAAGTGATGCCTCAGAAGCGTTTAGAGAAGCTCCAGGTGGATTTTATGACAAAGGCGTTGCCGATAGATTAGTAAAGTATTTGTTTGCACCTCGTAACGCTATGGATCCAGCAGAAGCTTACCGATTATTTAGAGGTCGTGATGCTAAGATTGAAGCACTGATGAAAGACCGAGGATTTCCGGTACCAACGAAATAG
- a CDS encoding DUF6090 family protein: MENKTGKYFKYAIGEIILVVIGILIALQINNWNQQQNIDSEEQKMLQSLRSELEENIVKFDSIYTYHIVRDSILNRLIDLDPRFESFDSQDSLINKADWSWTFNPSSGIYNSIINSGKIELISNYELKIRIAKLKDVIVDYLDDEQFALDYTTQNVEPYFVKTFSFYKRPRTKEERVKDSINYLKVIPSREFQNQMIYIGFALQGIFEEGPALRNEFVEIMDMIDKQLN, encoded by the coding sequence ATGGAAAACAAAACTGGCAAATACTTTAAATACGCCATTGGAGAAATCATTCTTGTCGTGATTGGAATTCTAATCGCATTGCAAATCAATAATTGGAATCAGCAACAAAACATTGATTCCGAAGAGCAAAAAATGCTTCAAAGTTTACGCTCCGAGTTAGAAGAAAACATTGTGAAATTTGATAGTATCTACACCTATCATATAGTAAGAGATAGTATATTAAATAGGTTAATAGATTTAGATCCAAGATTTGAAAGTTTCGATAGTCAAGATTCTTTAATCAATAAAGCAGATTGGAGTTGGACATTTAATCCCAGTAGCGGTATTTATAATTCAATAATTAATTCTGGTAAAATTGAACTCATAAGTAATTATGAGCTAAAAATTAGAATTGCTAAATTAAAAGATGTAATTGTTGATTATTTAGATGATGAACAGTTTGCTCTAGATTACACTACTCAAAATGTGGAACCTTATTTTGTTAAAACATTTTCATTTTATAAACGTCCCAGAACAAAGGAAGAACGTGTTAAGGACAGTATCAATTATTTAAAAGTTATTCCGTCTAGGGAATTTCAAAATCAAATGATTTATATAGGCTTTGCATTACAAGGGATTTTTGAAGAAGGTCCTGCTTTAAGAAATGAGTTTGTAGAAATTATGGATATGATTGACAAACAATTAAATTAG
- a CDS encoding peptidylprolyl isomerase: protein MSCEDKQTSKQNTKVTDSNVEKKNTPVKKQKDLREYPKLSDDNAMDFFREYGNSHKQNKVRIVTDFGNIDILLYEKTIFHRANFIFLAEQKYFDYTQFYRVVPNFIIQGGSSDGMNIAKRRKKIGRYLLPPDTKRGYTHKRGAVSMPSSEIENPYKLASPYQFFIVNRKGGAPFLDGDYTVFGEVISGMAVVDKINAVETDEGEWPVKSVYIKTVEIIE from the coding sequence ATGAGCTGTGAAGATAAGCAAACTTCAAAACAAAATACCAAAGTTACTGACAGCAACGTCGAGAAAAAAAACACACCTGTAAAAAAGCAAAAAGATTTACGTGAATACCCAAAATTAAGCGATGACAATGCCATGGACTTCTTTAGAGAATATGGTAATTCTCATAAACAAAACAAGGTACGTATCGTCACCGATTTTGGTAATATAGACATCTTACTTTACGAAAAAACGATTTTTCATCGCGCTAATTTTATATTCTTAGCAGAACAAAAGTATTTTGATTATACGCAGTTTTATCGTGTGGTACCTAATTTTATAATTCAAGGTGGCAGTAGCGATGGTATGAATATCGCCAAGCGTCGAAAAAAAATTGGACGTTACTTATTACCGCCAGATACCAAACGTGGCTACACACACAAACGCGGTGCTGTGTCTATGCCAAGTAGCGAAATAGAAAACCCTTATAAACTAGCTTCTCCTTATCAATTTTTTATTGTCAACAGAAAAGGTGGCGCGCCATTTTTGGATGGCGATTACACCGTTTTTGGCGAAGTTATTTCTGGTATGGCTGTCGTCGATAAAATCAATGCTGTAGAAACCGACGAAGGCGAATGGCCAGTAAAGAGCGTTTATATTAAGACTGTTGAAATTATAGAATAA
- a CDS encoding DUF4377 domain-containing protein, with product MNANLKTSNIKKYLCLIIPALLIMSCETNINEQTIWINSAKVDCVGVGPMQCFNVKNSESEDWTNFYQEIKGFNFEPGYIYKLKVSVDTLDRSNLPADKSFLEYKLIEILSKDTDPFLPLNDIWMITQLKGIDNLKDIALKSIPTIELNTNTRSIMGSNGCNRFRGKLETLKEGKISFGPLMGTKKLCAEMTTPNNFNSALSQVKYYKHNGLELLFFDRDNELLIGLKKVD from the coding sequence ATGAACGCGAATTTAAAAACTTCCAATATTAAAAAGTATTTATGTTTAATAATACCAGCCTTATTAATTATGTCGTGTGAAACAAATATCAATGAACAAACCATTTGGATTAATAGTGCAAAAGTAGATTGTGTAGGTGTTGGCCCTATGCAATGCTTTAACGTTAAAAATAGCGAAAGTGAAGACTGGACGAACTTCTACCAAGAAATTAAGGGTTTTAATTTTGAGCCAGGATATATCTATAAATTAAAAGTTTCAGTGGATACTTTAGATAGAAGTAATTTACCTGCTGATAAGTCTTTTTTAGAGTATAAGCTGATCGAAATACTATCCAAAGACACGGACCCCTTTTTACCTCTAAATGATATTTGGATGATTACCCAATTAAAAGGAATTGACAACTTAAAAGATATCGCTTTAAAATCCATACCTACAATAGAACTTAATACAAATACCAGGAGCATAATGGGATCTAATGGTTGTAATCGTTTTAGGGGAAAATTAGAAACTTTAAAAGAAGGAAAAATTAGTTTTGGACCTCTAATGGGTACAAAAAAACTATGTGCAGAAATGACGACCCCAAATAATTTTAATTCAGCTTTAAGCCAAGTCAAGTATTATAAACATAATGGTTTAGAATTGCTTTTTTTTGACAGAGATAATGAGCTACTAATTGGTTTAAAAAAGGTTGACTAG
- a CDS encoding DUF6090 family protein codes for MENKNGKYFKYAIGEIVLVVIGILIALQINSWYGKQVNNAKQEKYLESIVNDLNQQLINLDYHLNEENENLFDIQKLVSIYNKNKRFDLNDTTLNYFGSVFDRTTFLANRTTYTQLLSTGDIGIINNGEIRDEIVKYYQHIERRELVVQKNNDVKDLVINPIFLKNIDLTYPSITKSFKMNETYPRQLEQTNINLLQKDILFETVNIIKVKLLSTQAIIQWFKEDKERTLDLIDLINNELK; via the coding sequence ATGGAAAATAAAAATGGAAAGTATTTTAAATACGCAATTGGAGAAATTGTTCTCGTGGTTATTGGAATTTTGATTGCTCTTCAAATAAATAGTTGGTATGGAAAGCAGGTTAATAATGCCAAACAAGAGAAATATTTAGAAAGCATAGTAAACGATTTAAATCAACAATTAATCAATTTAGATTATCATTTAAATGAGGAAAATGAGAATCTATTTGATATTCAAAAACTAGTATCAATTTACAATAAAAATAAAAGGTTCGATTTAAATGACACAACTCTTAATTATTTTGGAAGTGTATTTGACAGAACTACATTTTTAGCTAATCGTACAACTTACACGCAATTATTATCAACTGGTGATATTGGAATCATTAATAATGGAGAAATTCGAGATGAAATTGTAAAGTATTACCAACATATTGAACGAAGAGAATTGGTAGTTCAAAAAAATAACGATGTAAAAGATTTAGTTATAAATCCAATTTTCCTTAAAAACATTGACTTAACATATCCAAGTATAACTAAGAGTTTTAAAATGAATGAAACTTACCCAAGACAACTAGAGCAAACAAACATTAACTTGTTACAAAAAGATATACTTTTCGAAACTGTTAATATTATTAAAGTAAAATTACTCTCAACTCAAGCTATAATTCAATGGTTTAAAGAAGACAAAGAAAGAACGCTCGATTTGATTGATTTAATAAATAATGAATTAAAATAA